The following are encoded together in the Astyanax mexicanus isolate ESR-SI-001 chromosome 8, AstMex3_surface, whole genome shotgun sequence genome:
- the arrb2b gene encoding arrestin, beta 2b has protein sequence MGDKAGTRVFKKSSPNCKLTVYLGKRDFVDHLDHVDPVDGVLLIDPEYLKDRKVFVTLTCAFRYGREDLDVLGLSFRKDLYISTFQAFPPLPEEHKPLSRLQERLLKKLGQHAHPFNFTIPQNLPCSVTLQPGPEDTGKACGVDFEIRAFCAKSVEEKIHKRNSVRLVIRKVQYAPEKPGPQPMVETTRSFLMSDRSLHLEASLDKELYYHGEPISVNVHVTNNSTKTVKRVKISVRQYADICLFSTAQYKCPVAQVEADDQVSPSSTFCKVYTLTPTLNNNREKRGLALDGKLKHEDTNLASSTIVKDVSNKEVLGILVSYRVKVKLVVSRGGDVSVELPFVLMHPKPSEQPSSRPQSVVPETDAPVDTNLIEFETNNFSQDDDFVFEDFARLRLKGMKDDEDDHFC, from the exons AGTCTTCAAGAAGTCCAGCCCCAACTGCAAG CTCACGGTATATTTGGGGAAGAGGGACTTTGTGGATCATCTAGATCATGTGGACCCAGTTG ATGGAGTTCTTTTGATTGATCCAGAATATCTTAAAGACAGAAAAG TGTTTGTGACCCTGACGTGTGCCTTCCGTTATGGCCGTGAGGACCTGGACGTGCTGGGCCTGTCATTCAGGAAGGATCTGTACATCTCCACCTTCCAGGCTTTCCCCCCACTGCCTGAGGAGCACAAACCACTCAGCCGCCTCCAGGAGCGACTGCTGAAAAAGCTCGGGCAGCACGCACACCCATTCAACTTCACT aTTCCTCAGAATCTCCCCTGCTCAGTCACTTTACAGCCAGGACCAGAGGACACAGGCAAG GCATGTGGTGTGGACTTTGAGATCAGAGCTTTTTGTGCAAAATCTGTGGAGGAAAAGATTCACAAAAG GAACTCAGTGAGGCTGGTAATTCGTAAAGTTCAGTATGCTCCAGAGAAACCCGGACCACAGCCCATGGTGGAGACCACGCGCAGCTTTCTCATGTCGGACCGCTCCCTACACTTGGAGGCCTCGCTCGACAAAGAG CTCTATTATCACGGAGAACCCATCAGTGTCAATGTTCACGTCACCAACAACTCCACCAAGACGGTCAAGCGAGTGAAAATCTCAG TGCGGCAGTATGCTGATATCTGTCTGTTCAGTACCGCACAGTACAAATGCCCCGTGGCTCAGGTAGAGGCAGA TGATCAGGTGTCACCCAGCTCAACATTCTGTAAGGTGTACACACTCACCCCAACACTGAACAACAACAGAGAGAAGCGAGGTTTGGCCCTGGATGGCAAGCTGAAGCATGAGGATACTAACTTGGCCTCCAGCACCAT tgtCAAGGATGTGTCCAATAAAGAGGTTCTGGGCATCTTGGTTTCCTATAGAGTCAAAGTTAAGCTGGTGGTGTCTCGTGGAGG CGATGTGTCAGTGGAGCTTCCTTTTGTCCTGATGCACCCCAAGCCCTCTGAGCAGCCCAGTTCAAGACCACAGTCAG TTGTGCCAGAGACGGACGCCCCGGTCGACACCAACCTGATAGAGTTTGAGACAAA TAATTTTTCTCAGGATGACGACTTTGTGTTTGAGGACTTTGCACGGCTGAGGCTGAAGGGGATGAAGGACGATGAGGACGACCACTTCTGCTAG